AAGTATAAAGCTTTTTCCACCTGTGGGTCTCACCTGTCAGTTGTGTTCTTGTTCTATGGGACAAGTATTGGAGTGTACATTAATTCTGCAGTTACTGACTCTTCCAGGAAGACTAACATGGCTTCAGTGATGTACATTGTCATTCCTCAAATGATGAACCCCTTTATCTACAGTCTGAGGAACAGTGACATGCAGGGTGTCTTGAAGAAACTTGTCAGTAGGATACCTTCTCTTCTGTGATTGTGCCATCCACTTTGGGCTGGGTGTTTAGAATAAATCAAAGTTATAGGAGTCATATGAGGACTCGGATGCTAGATTCTTCTTTCATCAAATGCCTCTAACATGACTAGATAACATAACGGCCAAGTATATTTTGACTTGGGATTGAAACctgacttttacatttatttagctttGTTATGTTTGACCAATTATTGCAAttcctcaatttttttctcagttccATAGAAGCAGAACCTGAGGCAGAAGTTaaagttttataatgtttatatggATGATtctcagaaaaaggaaagctgTAGAATATGGATAGCTCAGAGACAGGATAGAAGTGCAGCTGTGGTCAGATCTAGACACTGGCTTCCATCTATCCCACAATAGAACGTGTCAGTGGAAACCCAAAGTCAGGCCTACAGTGAGGCAAGGGAGTTCACCTTTTACACCCCAATTTAGTAATCATAGAGACCATTCGCTGGTAAACTGTATTCTTTTGAGGCAATCTTAGCATTCACTATACACAGTTTTATTATCTATAAAATTGGTATGATGATATCATCTCAGTCTGAAATAATTATGAGCTATTTGTACTTCATCAGTGAGGAAGTCTTCGGTTCTAATAAGAAAAAATTCCTATCTCTAATATGGTCAAACGGTAAACAGTTGTTTGTCATTACTAGGACTTTAGAGATAGGGAATGTACAGGAACAGGGGAGTAGGCCTCACTCTGTTTCTCCATTTGGTGGCTTTGTCCTAGGACTGGTTCTCTTCAAGTCACAAGATAGTGGCAGCAAATATGGATGCCATACTTGCACCTGATTTCCAGAGACAGAAAATTGTCCTTCCCAGGGTCAGATGATAACAGGCCTTTTGATGGAGTCAACCAAAAGACATCTGGTGGAGGTTAAATGGTGGCCCTCAGTCCAATATGGCTAATATCCCAATCCCCTTAATTTGTGATTAGTAACTCATAtataatgggggcgcctgggtggctcagttggttaagtgtccaacttcggctcaggtcatgatctcgcagttcatgggttcaaaccccatgtcgggctctgtgctgacagctcagagcctggagcctgcttcagattctgggtcttcctctctctctgcccctcccctgctcatgttcgctctctctctctctctctctctctcaaaaataaataaacattaaaaaaaaagtaaagtaacttGTATATAATGAAAGGATGAACatacttatttggaaaaagggccTTTGCAAGAGATGTACTTATACTGCATTAAATGGGTGGGTCCTAACCATAAATGATATGTTTCCTTATAAAATAGATgggagtgaaggagacacagaaagaggcAATGTGACCGTGGAGACAGATATTACATTGATAcagccagtatttttttaatttatttcttttgagagagagagagagagaaagcacacaagagtgtgaccaggggagggacagaagaggacttgacagggggctcgaaactataaactgtgagatcatgacctgagctgaaaccaagacttggacgctcaaccgactgagccacccaggcacccctcatgcaGCCAGTATTTGATTTCCAGTATTTGATCATTCTTATCCCACAAAACTGTCATTTTTATAGGACCCTAATGTGTCTTTGTCACTCCTTAACATTACCCAATTctatgaattaaataaatttgacCTTATATTGACCTTATTAGAAGTTTAAACTTAATGAATTCTCACCAACATCACCAAATGGCAGAATATGAGGTTCCTACACTGACCATACTGGTACACACAGATTAATTTCCTTTGAGAGAAACTCAGAAACTGGCTGGGTGGCTCATACATATCAGGGGACTGAGAAAGGACCTACATAGAAACAGGTAAGAAAAGCTGAGTTATGCTCATACCATCGACCCCACCCGCTGGGACAGCACCTTACAACcaggagagaatcccagactCAGCTTATCCCTGAGGAGTGAAGGGTTAGGACCACACACATAGGGCGCCAACTTTTATGGTAAACCTTAGGGATTGGCTCCCAAATCATCTAGCTGAGAGCAATGTGGCTTGGCATTACAAGTCCCCAGATACCACAGGAAACCAATGGGCAGTTTTTACACAGGTACATGTGGTTATACTCCTGGGCTCAGCAAAGAGGGAGGCTGCGAAAACACAAGGCTCACACTTTTCTCCTGTAATGTGTTTGACTGCATACTTCCCCAACTGTTGCCCAAGTTATGGGCTCTAATGAGCCTGTATCTGTAACCTGATTGGGCTCCTCTGGAAGCCTGAAATGGTTTCtgtacacttatttttttttaatgttttatttatttttgagagagagagagacagagcacaggtgggggaggaacagagagagaggaagacacagaatccaaagcaggctccaggttctgagctgtcagcacagagcccaacacagagctcagactcatgaactgtgagatcatgacctgagctgaagtcagacactgagccgactgagccacccaggtgccctggtttctGTACAATTCTGATGGAGGCATCAGATGTCCTGATTTCAACCTATTCTACAAACTTACAGTGATCAAAGCTGTGTGATACTCACATTAaatcagacacatagaccaatggaacagaactgagagcccAGAATAAACCCTCACATAATACAATCAACTTGTATTTGACAAAGGAGTCAAGGATActcaaaagagaaaggataatctCTTTAGTAAGCAGTGTTGGAAAAACTATATATCCTTATGCATAAGAATGAGATTGAACCCTTATCTTACATCactcacaaaagttaactcaaagtgGACTAATGACTTAAACATAAGTCCTGAAAACCAtacaactcctagaagaaaacataggggaaaatctCCTTGACATTAGTCTGGGCAACagttatgacaccaaaaacataagcaacaattgcaaaaataaatgtgtgtctacatcaaactaaaaagcatctgcacagcaaaatGAAAGGCCTAACTATGGAATGAAATACTTATAAATCATCTATCTGATGaggttaatagccaaaatatattttaaaaaacatataactcaatagaaaaaataaacactgtgatttaaaaatgggcagagaagggacgcctacatggctcagtcggttgagcatctgactcttgatttcggttcaggtcatgatctcaccgttcatggcatcaagccctgagttgggctctgcactgacagtgtggagcctccttgggattctctctctctctctctctctttctctctctccctccctccctccctctccctctccctctccctctccctctccctctccctctccctctgccccttccctgcttgttctctctctctctttctcaaaacaaacatttatataaaaataaaaatttagcagaggaactaaatagatattttctaaggaagacatatagttctagcaaatttttggtggagtgttttaggttttctatgtatagtataacatcatctgcaaatagtgagtttacttcttccttgctgatttggatgctctTGGCTTcgttttcttgtctgattgctgaggccaggaCTTTCAGtactgttaaataacagtggtgacagtggaaattcctgtcttgttcctgaccatagaggacaagctctcagtttttccccacttaggatattagctgtaggtttttacATACAAATGCCCAACAtgttcatgaaaagatgctcagcatcaccaGTCATcacaaaatgcaaatcaaaaccacaataaggtatcacttcacacctgttagaatggctatcaccaaaaagacaagagaggtACAATTCCCACTTTTCTCCTGTAATGTGTTTGACTGCATACTTCCCCAACTGTTGCCCAAGTTATGGGCTCTAATAAGCCTGTATCTGTAACCTGATTGAGCTCCTCTGGAAGCCTGAAATGGTTTCTGTACACTTCTTTTtggaagtgttggcaaggatatggagaaaagggaagtcaggcccactattggtgggaatgtaaattggtgtagtcattatgggaaacagtatgatgttcctcaaaaatataaaaatagaactaccatatgatccatcaaccccacttctgggaatatgtCTGAAGAAGATGAAATCACTGTCTCAAAGAGATATGTACACTCTCATGTTCagtgcagcattgtttacaaagagccaagacatggaaacaacctaagtgtccaacagcaatagatggataaagaaatgtgattGGCAGATGAATGTATACACACACGGGTGTGCATACaaactatggaatattattcatccataaaaaagagggaaatcctgccattcaagacatatggatggacctagagggcattatgtgcagtgaaataagtaaaacagacaaaggcaataccatatgatctcacttatatgttgAGTTCAAAATGaagcgaaacaaaacaaaaacctgagccTCAAAATACAGATTGGTAGTCGCCAGAGGTAGGgacgggtggggggtggggtaggtgaAATGGGTgcaggtggtcaaaaggtacaaaattccaATTATAcatcatggggatgtaatgcaaTAAATCGTAGtgcatattttaaagttgctaagagaggaaatcttaaaaatttcatCACAAGAAAGAATATTTGTAACTATTTATCATGACCACTActaattgtggtgatcatttcaaaatatatatacaaatattgaatcattgtgttgtacacctgaaactaatataatgttttatGCCAATTGTACctcaatcagaaaaaataaagacgGAGGCGACTGAGTGGTtccatcagttgagtgtccaactcttgatttcagctcaggtcatgatcccagggcagtgggaccaagccccgtgttaggctccacactgagcctggagcctgcttaggattctttctctcctctgcccctccccagctcgcactctctctttttctgtcaaaaaacaaaaataaatttaacaaaaaaagaaagaaaaaccataaatatccagccagggaaaaaaaaaagtaaaataaaataaaatggtttaaagctgaaaaaaaagaacttctgcaaaaaagaaaagccataaacagattttaaaaattttttttttaatgttcacttattattgaaagagagacagcataagcagggtaggagcaaagggtgagggaggcacagaatctgaagtaggctccaggctctgagctgtcagcacagagcccgacgtggggctcgaactcacaaaccacaagatcatgacctgagctgcagttggacacccaaccaactgagccacccaggtgcccccataaacaGATATTTaacaagagtaaaaataaatggttcataaatatatgaaataatattcaaCCTCATTGATAGGGGAAATgccaaataataaaagaattttatgcCTGCTAGATTATcagtataaatgaaaacatgcagGTGATGATATGCATCACCAGGAAATTTTGGTGAGCTTGTTAAGTGATTCAATCACTTAGGAAAAGTCTTTAGaaatatccaggggtgcctgggtggtgcggCTGGTTaaaaatctgactcttgatttcagctcaggtcatgatctcatggttcatgggatcaagccctgtgttgggctctgcactgaccatatggagcctgcttgggattctctctctctccctctctctctgcccttccccccccccccaaaaaaaataaacttaaagaaatatctAAAGGAGAAGaagtatattcatatacataataATCGAttccaaatataaaacattcttttctcctccattaaatgttaatgataatattcaggggcacctgtgtggtttaatcagttaaacgtctgacttcagctcaagtcaggtcatgatctcatggtttgtgagttccagcctgtgttgggctctgtgctgacaggtcagagcctgaagcctgctttggattctgtgtctcccttccttggcctctcccctgctcatgctctgtctctctgtctctgtctctcaaaaataaacatttaaaataaaaaaaaaagtttatgataATATTCAAACTGATTTGAAAAGCAATTttctttatagatgaagacaatACCAGCCAAAACATCTTTCAACCTCACAAGAATACCTATCTTGTCACAGATACTTAAtaacagagatgaaaataaattactGCTAAAATCACTTTGAAAACACAAAGATAGAAAAGGAATCAAGACACAAAATGCatacattaaaatttaacttttaacttgttcaaaaagaagaaaattgacaAAATGGATAGGGATACATATGGGTGATAATAACATTGAATCCCATTGCCCATTTTACAGGGCAAATATGATCAAATACTGACAACTTCATAGGATTCAACCTCATAGAAGAAcatcaaacaaaacaataaatacaaaatgtaataCAGTGTTTGtcactggggagagagagggtaaTGTGGCTGGGACACCATCAAGTGGATTCTTTGTGGCACTATTTCTTCACCTGGGTGAGAGGTATATGTCTTTCACTaggctactatttttttttttaattataggtacattttatgtactattttgtatatattttaacaagaAAACTTTAGGAAACATGCTCATATTCCAGATTCTAAATGCATTCTTCCATAGATCCCTTCCATCTGTTACAACCATCTGGACCACAAGGGGAGCCAGACCTAAGAGGAAGCCACCATGTGGAACAATGAATGAAGACTTACTGTCCAGTTCCTGCATGTTCCTACTTCTGAAGTCCTTACAACGAAACATCTCTTTTGTacagctttatggagatataattaacaaaactgggtaaatttaaggtgtacaaggTGGTGACTTGATTTACGTATACACTGAGTACTCATTACCACAAgacagttaattaacatatccttCACCTCAAAAAACTTCATGTTTTGAGCATATTAGAATCAGGGGATCTTTTTCTTATTACAATCAAAGACTTCCTCACTAATAAAGTTTAATTATCCCCTATCATGTCAAACCACTAAGATAACCTAATAATGTCAATGTATATTTAATGGAACTGAGCGTAGTGGATGCTGATGTTGACCTCCACAGATACAGTTTCCAGTGACTGGACTGGGTGATCACTGAACTGGGGTAAAAATCTCCACATGTGGCCTCCAAGGAGTTCCAACACTGAAGTTCAATTCTCACAGTATGATTCTGGAATTGGGTAGAATCACCACATCCTCATTTAGATTCTTGCCCTGCCTTATCCACCTTATTCCACTTCTCTTCTGAAAACAAACCTCACAAAATCACTACCACAAGAACCCCTGACTCAGGTTCTTCTTTTGGGGAATCTAACTCAGAAGCTGAGATTAGAGATTTGAAATCACTTGCCAAACACAACAGAGCTGGATAAAGTGCAAATTCATTCTCCTAATGCACATGGCCATTATGATACCTTGTATTTCTAGAAGAAGTTGATGATGCAAAATTCAGACATTCTGTCTCACCCTATATTTTGGTCGCCTTGACTCATTCCAGAAATCCCAGTCCAATGCCAATGACATGGTCACAGAGGAGAAGGTGTCCTACTTATGAGTTTTCTCAAGGCTCCCTTCATATCcctgttcctcaggctgtagatgaaaGGGTTCATCATTTGAGGGACAACAGTGTACATCACTGAAAGCACTGCAGTGTTTCTGGAAGAGTTAGTAAAAGCAGAACTAATGTACACCCCCAAACCTGTCCCATAGAACAAAGACACAACTGACAGGTGAGACCCACACGTAGAAAACGCTTTATACTTTCTGCCCACGGATGGCATCCTCAAAACAGAGGACACTATCTGAGTGTAAGAGAAAATGATTCCACACACAGGAATACCACCAAATACACTAGTTGCAAAATATATCAGGATGTTATTGACGAGGGTGTCAGAACAGGCGAGCTTGATGACCTGAACAACttcacagaagaagagagggattTCGACGTCTGTGCAGAAGGTCAGCTGCAACACCATCAGACTGTGCATCAGGGCATCCACAGTGCTAATGCACAAGGAGACTAGAATCAGCAGGCCACAGAAGCGGGAGTTCATGGTGACTGTGTACCTCAGTGGGTGACAAATGGCCACATAGCGATCACAGGCCATTGCTGCAAGAAGAAAACTTTCCAAACTAGCAAAAACTAGAACAAAGTAGATCTGGGTGAGGCAGCCTGCATAAGTGATGCTCTGATTCTGTGCCTGGATATTCACCAGCATCTTTGGGATCGTGGTTGTGCTTAAACAGATGTCAGTAAAGGACaggttggagaggaagaagtacatgggggtgtggaggtgggagtcCGAGCTGACGGCCAGGACGATGAGCAGGTTTCCCAGGATGGTGACCAGGTATATGGacagaaacagaataaagacTAGGGGCTGCAGTTCTGGATCCTCTGTCAATCCCAAGAGAAGGAATTCGGAAACTGCTGTTTTGTTGCTGGGTCCCATGTTGTCGATGAATCTGATGGAGAAGGTGGAGTGACAACACAATCACATGTGTGTTTTCTAGACCAGCAGGAGGAGCATCACCAGTGACAGACACTGTCTTAGGATGAGACAGAGACTAACAGAGAGGATTAAGAAGAAGGTCCCATCTGTATGCATGTGATTCTGTTCCTTTAACAAAACCTGAAGCTGATACACCAGAGTGTCATCCATTGTTAATTCCCACAAGGATCAAGAGGTAGCTAGTTTCAAATATTGCACTATCTGT
This DNA window, taken from Panthera tigris isolate Pti1 chromosome A2, P.tigris_Pti1_mat1.1, whole genome shotgun sequence, encodes the following:
- the LOC102954399 gene encoding olfactory receptor 7G1-like; translation: MGPSNKTAVSEFLLLGLTEDPELQPLVFILFLSIYLVTILGNLLIVLAVSSDSHLHTPMYFFLSNLSFTDICLSTTTIPKMLVNIQAQNQSITYAGCLTQIYFVLVFASLESFLLAAMACDRYVAICHPLRYTVTMNSRFCGLLILVSLCISTVDALMHSLMVLQLTFCTDVEIPLFFCEVVQVIKLACSDTLVNNILIYFATSVFGGIPVCGIIFSYTQIVSSVLRMPSVGRKYKAFSTCGSHLSVVSLFYGTGLGVYISSAFTNSSRNTAVLSVMYTVVPQMMNPFIYSLRNRDMKGALRKLISRTPSPL